The Hydrogenobacter sp. T-2 region GCACAGGCTACTGGGTCGTATGCTTGGACTTCGTCTATAACAAGTCTTGAATAGGAAAGGGTAGCATAAACCCTCTCATACAAAGGAGGTCTTAGAGCGTATGGGAAAAATTGGTCACCAGTGGCAACTATGACAGGGTATGAAAGATTCTTAGATAGTTGGTATATTTTCATTTTTTCTATATCTTCGTTCTTTTCCTTAATTTCCCTAAGTATATAAACATCCGCATCACCGTGTAGAATGCCCACCCGTTCTTCTCCAAAAACATCCCTTGCCCTTCCAAATATCTGCTCTACCGCTGACCTTATCGGAAGCGTGTATATCAACTTACCGCCATTACTCCATAAAAAGGCAAACTCTGTTTTTCCACTTCCTGTAGGTGCTACCAAGATAAGGTTTTTGTCTTTACCTTTTTCTACAACCTCTTCTTGCCATATAGAGTCCAACCTCCCTCCTTTCTCCTTGTCCTTTTTGTTTATTTCCTCTTTCACATTTGAGAGTATACTTTCATAACCTAAATTTTCAATTTCCACCTTTTCTAAACACTCCTCCAAACCTTCTTCTTCTGCCTTTTCACAAAAAGAAGCATAATGGTCACATCTCTGTAAGAAGCCACTTATTAGTATCCAGCTTCTTAGCCTATCTTCATCTATATTGACCCTTTTGGGAAGGAAATCAAGCCTATAGGGTGGAATTACGTAGTCCGCAAAACAAAGACCATTTGCTAACCCTTTCCCAATAGCCTCATTAAAATCTATAATTCCCTCCTCTAAGAGTCCTTTCAAGTTATTTCTAAGATTTTCAATTAATTTATCCTTCTCCGCATATTCAAATAATCTCTTAAACTTTTCCTTACCATAAAGCATATCTTCTTCAAGAGAACTCTTCCAATGATGATAAGCAACAGCGGACAGCACAAGACCAACCCTATCTTTTCCTATGCCTTCAATTTTCTCTAATTCCTCTTTATTGATAAAAAGCACAGAGGCAAGAGAATGGTATATATTCATCTGCCTGTCTATGTTAAAGGGCTTATAGTCTTCGTTTTCAAGACTTACTATCTGAAAGTAAGGCAAAACTTTACCAAGGTCATGCAACAGTATAGCATACTTTACCGCTTCCCTCAAATCTTTTGGAATCCTATCCTTTATTTTCTCAAACGTTTTTAGCAAGTGTTGAATATGCTCGCTTAAACTTGTTTTATTTCCTTTTGCCCATATACAACTCATGAAAGCTCTCCAAGAACTATTTCTTATCCTTATCAATTAACTCTCCAAGAAATATAGGAATATTCTTTTCCTTATCAATTAATGTTGAAATGTTCTTTATTTTTCCATCACTTAATTTCACTTTTATTTTATCGTATGTCTTCTTTACCGCATGATTGCGATGAGATTCATAACCTTCTATCTTTGAAAGAGTTGTAAGGAAATATATATTTCCTTCAATTTCTCTCCAGTCTACTTTTACGCTATTTTTTAAATCTTCAGGATTTTTTAAATCTTCAGGAACCAATAAGAGCCTGTCTTCAGGAATCCAAAAGAAGTAGTCGTAATTTCCATCCACACGGCCTATATCCAATTCTTCATCTTTTAAAACCTTTAAATCTCTTATAACTAACAAATCTTCCGCCCTTCCAAGATGTAAAGGTTGAAGTCTTTCAACTGGATTTTCCAATTTTTGTTTTATCATTTCTATATGCTCTTCATTTTTATGATATAAATGAATTACAAGTTCCACGTTTTCAAGCACATCAATCTTTACAGGAATTTGACCACCAACATGACCAACCTGCCCATTTTTATACCTAACTGTTTCTGAAATGTAATAGGTATTATGTGCGTTTCTTGACAAGTTTCTAAACCATATATTCTCAGTCGTTTTACTATCAAACCTGCCAGCTATTGATATTTTTAGCTCTCTTATTATACTATAAACCTCACTTTTTTGGTCATCCACACCACAAATATTACACAAAAAGCCTATTACAGTGGAGTAAGGTGGTATAGGATAAGTAAGTCTCCTATTTATACTGTAAGGAATCCTGTAGTGAGCATGAGGCTGGTATATTTCAAGACAAAGCAGAGGCATTTTCTTCCTCACTTTCCTTCTTTAAAAATCCACATCCTATAAGAAAGTCCTCCCAGCTTGCATAAACTCTCTCTTTGTAGG contains the following coding sequences:
- the cas5b gene encoding type I-B CRISPR-associated protein Cas5b, which codes for MRKKMPLLCLEIYQPHAHYRIPYSINRRLTYPIPPYSTVIGFLCNICGVDDQKSEVYSIIRELKISIAGRFDSKTTENIWFRNLSRNAHNTYYISETVRYKNGQVGHVGGQIPVKIDVLENVELVIHLYHKNEEHIEMIKQKLENPVERLQPLHLGRAEDLLVIRDLKVLKDEELDIGRVDGNYDYFFWIPEDRLLLVPEDLKNPEDLKNSVKVDWREIEGNIYFLTTLSKIEGYESHRNHAVKKTYDKIKVKLSDGKIKNISTLIDKEKNIPIFLGELIDKDKK